The Streptomyces sp. ALI-76-A nucleotide sequence CGCTGGCCGACGCGGTGCGCGCGGCCGGCCAGGATCCCGGGACGCGGTGTGTGGTGCTGGCCGCCGAGGGGCGGGGGTTCAACGCGGGCGTGGACATCAAGGAGATCCAGGCGGGAGGGCACCGTGTGCTGGCCGGCGCCAACCGCGGCTGCTTCGAGGCGTTCGCGGCGGTGTACGAGTGCGAGGTGCCCGTGGTGGCGGCGGTGCAGGGATTCTGCCTGGGCGGCGGGATCGGCCTGGTCGGCAACGCGGACGCGATCGTGGCGAGCGAGGACGCCGCCTTCGGGCTGCCCGAGCTGGACCGGGGAGCCCTGGGCGCCGCCACCCATCTGGCCCGGCTGGTCCCGCAGCACCTGATGCGCGCGCTGTACTACACCTCGCGCACCGCGAGCGCGGCCGAACTGCATGCGCACGGGTCGGTGTGGCGGGTGGTGGAGCGCGCGGACCTGCGGGCGGCGGCCCTGGAACTGGCCGGTGAGATCGCCGCCAAGG carries:
- a CDS encoding enoyl-CoA hydratase family protein, giving the protein MGVSTSSPEKGISVTAPAPGVRVVTVDVPPVNALPVRAWFALADAVRAAGQDPGTRCVVLAAEGRGFNAGVDIKEIQAGGHRVLAGANRGCFEAFAAVYECEVPVVAAVQGFCLGGGIGLVGNADAIVASEDAAFGLPELDRGALGAATHLARLVPQHLMRALYYTSRTASAAELHAHGSVWRVVERADLRAAALELAGEIAAKDGELLRLAKAALNGIDPVDVRRSYRFEQGFTFEAGLTGVAGRVRDGFGKERM